A stretch of Candidatus Thermoplasmatota archaeon DNA encodes these proteins:
- a CDS encoding 4Fe-4S binding protein translates to MVKRKIIEIDEDKCNGCGACVTKCAEGALQIIDGKAKVVNEVFCDGLGACIGECPEGALEIVDRDAPEFDEEEVKKHIGHGKAHEKEPIGLEPCGCPSHNPMVLTAGGAKGGHGKHHGPEREELPPELTNWPVQWRLVSPSMPFFKGADVLLAADCVPFAFRDFHGKFLEGRPVIIGCPKLDDQKAYLDKLTDIFRDATPKTVNIVHMEVPCCHGLQKIVDEAVRRSGRNIPVRTTVVGIKGDILKAG, encoded by the coding sequence GGGTGCGCTCCAGATAATTGATGGCAAGGCCAAGGTCGTGAATGAGGTGTTCTGCGACGGCCTCGGTGCATGCATAGGTGAGTGCCCTGAAGGGGCGCTAGAAATCGTCGATAGGGATGCCCCTGAGTTCGACGAGGAAGAGGTCAAGAAGCACATCGGCCACGGAAAGGCACACGAGAAGGAGCCGATCGGGCTGGAGCCGTGCGGGTGCCCATCCCATAACCCGATGGTCCTAACTGCGGGAGGAGCGAAGGGAGGGCATGGGAAACACCACGGTCCAGAGCGCGAGGAGCTGCCCCCCGAGCTGACCAACTGGCCGGTTCAGTGGAGGCTCGTGAGCCCGTCGATGCCTTTCTTCAAGGGCGCTGATGTCCTCTTGGCGGCGGACTGCGTACCGTTCGCTTTCCGAGACTTTCATGGCAAGTTCTTGGAGGGCAGGCCGGTCATAATCGGATGCCCGAAGCTCGACGATCAGAAGGCCTACCTGGACAAGCTCACAGACATCTTCAGGGACGCCACCCCGAAAACCGTCAACATCGTCCACATGGAGGTCCCGTGCTGCCACGGGCTCCAGAAGATCGTGGACGAGGCCGTCAGGCGGTCGGGGAGGAACATTCCTGTTCGAACAACAGTGGTCGGTATCAAGGGAGATATCCTGAAAGCCGGCTGA